GCAAAAAAAATTTGCTAAAGCAAGCGAAGCAACAGCAAAGAATTAAGCGCTATACCAATTTTTTACTTGGGTAAAATCAATCTAAAAGCCCAAGATTAACCGCGGTTTTCTTGAAAGTTTTATATATACCGCCGTTTATGTGATTTGTTGAGTGTCATGGCTGAAGTTTGTTAGACATGCGGGCTTCCAAAGGATTTATGTGTTTGTGGAGAAATCGAAAAGGAACAGCAACGTATCCGCATAAGACTTGAAACGCGAAAATTCGGCAGACCAACCACCATTGTTGATGGCATGGATGACAAAAACAGCAATCTGCATAATATAGCTCAAAAGCTCAAGTCTTTTTGTGCATGCGGCGGAACCAGCAAAAATGGTTTAATCATGCTGCAAGGCGATCACAGAGACCGCATCCGCGAGTTCCTGATAAAGAGCGGTTATCCACAAGAAAACATTGAACTCCAGTAAGCAAGCAACCATTAAGGTGCAAGCCCAAAGATGAAAAAGTTAGATGGGTTACGAGACGTATTCAAGAACACCAAGCATAAGAAAATAACCACTATTTATTGTCCAAAATGCGCCAGCACAAAAATTCACCTCGCACACAGCTTAGATTACTGGTTAACACCTAAACAGTATCTGTGCGATGAATGCGGCTATCATGGCCCAATTGTTATGGAACTTGAAAAAGAGGAAACAAAAGAAGAATAAAAGTTGCCAGAAAAAAATTAGTCTGGCAGCTCAAGATTTAACTGCTTTTTTAGTGTCTTGTAGCGGTTACGTACTGTAACTTCTGTTACGCCAGCAGCTTCAGCAATGTCTTTTTGGGTTTTTTTCTCATTATTCTGCAGACATGCAATATAGAGAGCTGCGGCAGCTAAGCCCATGGGGTCTTTTCCCGCGGCAGCACGTTTCCTTCTTGCGTCCCTGAGAATCTGGATTGCTGCACCCTGTGTTTTTCCTGAAATGCCGGTTTTTTCGGCGATTTTGGAAACGTATGTTAATGGATCTGCAATTGGCATGTGTACTTCAAGTTCGCGTAGCAGTAACCTGTAGCATCTTGCAACGTCCTTCTTGTCAACAAGGCTGGCTTCTGCAATTTCCCGAAGCGTTCGTGGTGTTCCGCTTCCTCTGCACGCGGCATATAGAGCTGCGGCAGCGATGGCGGCGATGGATCGTCCGCGAACTAAGCCTTTGTCGAGGGCTTTTCGGTATACGACGGCGGCTTTTTCTTTGATTGGTGGTGGAATGTAAACTTTGTCTGAGAGCCTGTCTAGTTCTGCCATTGCTTGGGCAAGGTTTCGGTCGATTGATGAGTGGACGCGGCTTCGGATTTGCCATTTTCGCAGTCGCCACATTTGAAGCCTAGTGGATAAGGGGAGCTTTCGTCCAAATGCGTCTCTGTCCACTTGGCTGATAGCGGTGGATAAGCCTTTATCGTGTACGGAATAGGATGTGGGTACTCCAACTCTGCTTCTAGAAGCTTTTTCTTCTTGGGTGAATGCGCGCCATTCGGGTCCTTTATCCATCATTTGCTCGTATAAGACAAGCCCGCAGTCACCGCAAACTGTTTCTCCTGTATCGTAATCGTGAACTAAGTTGTCACTACCGCACTCTGGACACTTATCAGCTAGTCGCGGTCTAGGTTGGTCTTTTCTGCTCAAGTTTTTCACTCCGATTTATAGCGTAGAACCTTCACTTCGCCAAGAGGCAATAAAAACAGTACATATGGCCTGCGCAAATCTAACCAAAGTTAATATCTAAGTATTTAAGTTTTGCGGTTTTATTAATCTATTGCACACATACCTTCACAATAACCAATCAAACCAGCAACTGAACAATGGTAAAATTTGAAAAAAAGTGTATATTGCGGACAAACAAAACGATTTTTGTATAAGGAATGCTTATTAAGAAAAAAAGTGCCCATCTAAACCTCTAAGCATAAATAAAAGAAACGTTGTGAATAAACAGACACGCAGCCCGGTGGTGTAGTGGTCAAGCATAGCGGGCTTTGGACCCGTTGACGAGAGTTCGAATCTCTCCCGGGCTACCACCAACCAACATAAAAGTTAAGGGCTATTTTGAGTTAACATACGACATTTCTTGGAGATGAACCTTTGAAGTTTGAAGCACCAGTGCAAGAAATAATAATTCATAACCCCGACGTTATAAGCGTAAGATTTGCTAAACCCAAAGATTTCACCTACAAACCTGGACAATATATGCTAGTAACACTCAACGCAAACGGTAAATCTCTAATGCATCCCTTAACCATGTCTAGCAGTCCAACACAAAACTTCTTAGAGTTCACCAAACGGCTATCCACCAGCGAGTTTTCAAACACGCTCCGAACCCTAAAAGAAGGCGACCCAATATTGCTAGACACACCCTACGGTAAATTCACATTTATGGGCGAAACCACAAAAATCACGTTTTTAGCAGGCGGCATAGGCATAACCCCATTTAAAAGCATAATCCAATACTGCACCGACACAAAGCAAACCGCAAACATCACACTGTTCTACGGTGTAAAAACGGACAAGGACTGCACGTTCAAAGAGGAATTTGAACAAATGCAAACCCGCAACCCCCACCTCAACCTTGTGTTAGTCGCCTCTGAAGCTGGCAACGAGTGGACGGGCAAAAGAGGATACATCAACGCCGACCTCATCAAAACAGAACTACCTGATTATAAGGAGCACATGTTTTACGCTTGTGGACCACCCGGCATGGTAGCGGCAATGCAAAAACTCGTCGCGGATATGGGATTGCCACCGAGCCAGTTGAAGCTGGAAGTGCTGGTTGGGCACAATTAAGAGGAGCTATTCCAAAAAAGAAAAAAATCAAAAAATAAGAGAAACAAGAAGAATATTAGGGGTAGAATCGTCTTGTTGTTCTTGGAAACGGAATCGCATCAATAATGTTTTCTAAGTCCAGCATCCAAATCAGCAATCGTTCCAAACCCATACCAAACCCAACATGCGGAACCGTGCCGTAGCGGCGCAGGTCAAGATACCACTCGTAATCTTCAGGATTAAGTCCCTGCTCTTTCATGCGGGCTATCAGGGTGTCTTTGTTGTCTTCTCTTGCACCGCCTGTGCTGATTTCGCCAACACGAGGCACCATCATGTCCACTGATTTTGCAATTTCAGGGTGATCATCGTAGGTTTTGCAGTAGAATGCCTTAATTTCGGTTGGGTAATCATACACGAAAAATGGTTTGCCAAACTCGTCTGATAAGACTTTTTCGTCTTCATAGCCAAGGTCTGAGCCCCATTTAAGCTCAGGGTTTTTGGGTTGTAATCGTTCGATGGCTTCTTTGTAAGTGATTCGTGGAAACGGGGTTTTTACGGCTTTGACTTTCTCAATATCCGCGCCCAATTCGGCAAATTCTTTTTGGCATTTCTCAGCCACATCTTGACAGATGTACTCCATTAGGCCTTCTTCAAATTTCATCAAGTCTTCCAAGTCTGCAAATGGCCATTCACCTTCCATATGCCAGTACTCGGTAAGGTGGCGGATGGTTCGGCTTTTCTCCGCGCGAAATGAAGGTGCTATGCAGTAGACTTTCTCTAAGCTATACATGAGGATTTCAAGGTACAATTGACTGCTCTGTGTTAGGTAGAGCTCTTGGTCAAAATATTTGAGTTTGAAAAGTGTTGAGCCGCCTTCCACCGCCGCGGATATGAACATTGGTGGGGAAACCTCGGTGAAAGTTTGCTGCTTAAAGTATGCACGCGCAGACTCTATAATTTGAGCGCGAACCTTCATGACAAGATTCATTTTTCTGCTTCTTAGCCAGAGGTGGCGCATGTCACGGATGAACTCTTCACTTTTGTCTTTGCTTATTGGAAAATTCTCGGCAAGTCCAACAATTTCAAGAGTCTCAGCGGCGATTTCGTAACCTCCAGGCGCGCGTGTATCAGGTCTAGCGGTGCCTTCCAAGGTTAGGCTGGATTCGATGGTGAGTTTTTGAGCTTCACCCCAGCAGGGATTGTCTTTTTTGATGGTGCATTGGATTACGCCTGTTGAGTCTCGGATAAGCAGGAAAATTAGCGCTTTTCCTTCGCGTTTACGGTACACCCAACCTCGTATCTGCACTTTCTGGTCTGGGCAGCAACCGTCTAGGATTTCGCGGATTTTCTTTAGAGCCATCGCAATCAACTGTTTTTCTTAACTATTGCTTTCAACCCTAAATGCCTATCGTTTCAGATTTCCTTAACCGTGGGTTCCTGAACCTTCAAAAACACGAAAACCGCTACTGGAACCATAACCACCGCCAACAAAAGAAAAGGTAACCAAGGAGCAACAAACGCATACAAAAACCCAACCAGCACCAGCAAAACCGCCTGCATAATAAATGCGAAAAACTGCATACAGCCAGTTGCTGTTCCTCTCAAGCTGCGTGGAATCAGATCGCCCATCAGAATCTGATAACTGTTAAGTTGAAGAGCGTTTCCCAAGCCGAACAGGAAGAAGGCAAGGAGTAGCGTGTAGAAGTTGCCGTTGAGAAACAGGAGCATGCCTGGGACGCAGAGGAGGTAGCCTGCGATTAGGAAGTGTTTTCTGCCGATTTTATCCATGAAAAATCCTGCGGCAATCACTGGGACAAAGATGCTTAGATACATGAAGGTTTGAATTATTGCCCACTGATAATTGGACATTTGAAGAACTGAAGTTGCATAAACAACAAAATACATCATACAACTCACCACCAAACCGCTCACGGTAATTATTGCTAAGAAAAGGTAAAACGCGGATTTGGGAACTTTACGCCAAACGTTAAAGCTATCTTTTACAGAGCGGGGATAATCGCGGAGCACATCAAGAACTGTAGGCTTTTGGCTGTTGCCGTTTGCAGGCAAAGTCTCCTTTAATCCAAGCCGCAACATTGCAGCCGCAAAATAAGCAATCGTCAAAATCGCGTAAGCAACCCGCATGCCCAAAGTAAAACCAAAATACGACACCAAAAAACTGGCAATCAAAGGTCCAGGTAAATAAACAAGGTTAGTAACGGCGGATTGGAAGCTGAAGCCTGCACCACGGTTTTGCGGAGGCAGAGAATCAAACACCATCGCCATTAATGCTGGACCGTAAATCGCGCAGATGTTCTGGATAATCATTCCCAAAACAATGAAGTGCCATGATGGTGCAAACACAAAAAATAAGCTACCTATTGCTAACCCGAAGGTCATCCAAACCACAAGCCACCTCCGCCCATGCTTATCCGCTAAGTAGCCACCGGGAAGCTGAACTATCGCGATTGCCAATGAACCTGCGACACCAATTATGGAGATGAGGAAGTCACTGGCTCCGAGGTCTTTGTAGTAGAGGCTGGCGTAGGTACCTGAGATGGGAGATGCGCCGAACATGATTATCCAACTCAGCGTGATGAGAAGGAAGTTTCCTCGCAGGACTGCGGATTCGCCTTGGAAGAGTTTTGAGAGCGCCATCATTGTGAAAGCATCAGTTAACCTTTATTTAAATCAACCCAAATTTATCAACCAGAAATCAAATGAGAAATCTGTTTTGCATGGCAAATCTTAAATCACCCTTCAATAAGTAAATTTTCATAACAATGCAAAGCCAAGAAAGCTCTACGAAATTAAGAGCCCTAAAAATTTCGGCTATTGCAATCTTTAGTGTTGTAGTGGTTGAAGTTGTTATAGGATTGTTAGTGAACAGTTTAGCAGTGCTAAGTGATGGCTTGCATGCACTTTTAGATGTTGTTTCTAGTGTAATGTTATTTTTTGCGGCAAGAGCAGCACTTAAACCTCCAGATGAAGAGCATACTTATGGGCATGAAAAGTTTGAAGCGATAGGTGGATTAATCGCTGGAATAATCCTCATTGGCGTAGCCCTACTCATTTTTTATGAAGCAGGAGTGCGGTTAATGTCTAATGCCCAAGTTAATGAAGGCGTAGAATTTGCAGGTTTCATCGCCATAGGATACACACTTTGCATTGATGTTGTCAGAATCACAGTTTTTAGCAAAACCCGACACATAGAGGGCGCCTCAGTCAAAGCAGGCTTCTATGATGCCATCTCTGATTTCAGTTCCACCCTGATTGCCCTTGCTGGATTCGGCTTAGCCACAATTGGTTTTTCAAACATGGATTCAATAGCGTCAATTTTCCTTGGCTTCATGCTCACTTACCTGAGCGTTAAACTGGTTAAATCCAGCATAAACGAATTAAGCGACACAGCAAGCAGAGACCTTGTTTCAAAAATAAAAAAGTGCATCCACGCATACCCGGACGTGGATAAAATCGGGAACCTAAAAGTTAGAAAAGTTAGCTCAAAAATATTTGTGGATGCAACAATCCAAGTTCCCAGTGCAATGAGTCTTGAAGATGCCCACACACTTGCTTCCGACCTTGAAATTAAACTAAAAACAGAATGCGGAAACGTAGATGCCACAATACACATTGAACCCTCAGAAAAAGAAGTAAAACTTGAACAACTCGTACAAAAGCTTGCAAGTGTGGAAGGGGTACATCATGTGCATGAAATCAGCACTGTTTACGTTGAAGGAAAACTCTACATTACTTTACATGTATATGTTAATCCTGCACTTTCAGTGGAAGAAGCCCACAAAATCGCTGAAAAAATTGAGCAGAAAATACACGCGGGAATTAAGCATCTTGAAAACGTCACAGTTCATGTTGAGCCTTCAGGTGTAATGCAAGGGGTTGAGGCTGATGAGGAACAGGTTGAACAGGTTGTTTATGAGGTTGCAAGGATTATCGCGCAAACTCTACATGTTAAACGTGTTGTCACTTATTCTGCCGAGGGAAAACGTTACATCAACATTGACTGTTGCTTCACTAAACAGGTAAAGATTACTGAGGCTCACAAGATGGCCTCGCAGCTTGAAAAAGAAACAAAAGAGCATTTTTCAAACTCTGTGGTTACAGTTCATATTGAACCAGAACGCGCTGATTAGGGCAGGTTAACTCTGTCTATAACGGTAAAGTTTCCTGACAGGTTGTTTAGTTGCACCATCGATTTTGAGATTGTGTAGACTGTTTGGTTTATGTATGCTGTACTAGTAATTGCTTTATTGCTGAGCAGTGTGTAATAGTCGTGTACGTTTGTTGAGTTGGCGTCAATTTGTGTTATGGTGCCTTTGAAGACAACGCCATTTTTAACTGTTACATTAAAAACGTATGCACCCTGCCAAGAATAAGCAGGTAAATCTGCACTACCTGGAATTGAAGGAGCAACAATCTTGTTTATGAACACTGGGATAGTTAGCATACCGTTTTCTGGATTAAATAGAAATGCATGAGGATCATATAGTGCTGGTGTGTTTGAGCCGTTACCAAAGACAAAGTATGATAGCTCAACTGGCTTGTTGAGGTCTGTGATGTTAAAGAGGGAAAGTTTAAAGCCGCTGTTTTGTTTGCCTATGCCGATAACATAGTTTTCATCGTATGGGTATAGATAGCTGGTGTATGCTGGAATCTTGATTTGTCCGGCAATTTTAGGGTCAGCGGGTTTGCTTAAGTCTACGATGTAGAATGGCTCGGTTTGTTTGTAGGTTATAAAGTAGCATTTGTCCTCTACGAATCGGACCGTGTATATACGTTCATTTATTTCGAGGTTTTCTATTTTGCCAACAGTGGTTAGGTTACTGTTTAGTATGTAGAGGCTGTTTTGTTGCTCTTGGTTAATCCATGAACCTGTAGTTATACATGTTGCGATTCTGAAGTAACCGTTGTATTCATCCATTGAATACTGATTTAGGATGTATCCTGGAACTTTACCTTTATCTTCAAAAGCCAATGAGGTACCTTTTATGCTTATTCTGTAAATCACTGTCCCCTGTTCATCTTGATCTGGTGAAGGGAACGTTACATACATGTTATTTTGAGAAACATACATGTTACTTGTTTCACCCATTAACATGGTAACGGTGGAAACATTTGGGGTACCATTGGAAATATCTAAGCCTATAAAAGACGTGTAAGTGAAATATGAGCCTGACTGATCAATGTAGTAAATGTTTTCGGGTGAAATCGTATATGATTGAGCCCCATTATAAATTGTTGGTAAATCTACAGTGTCATTTGAAACTTTGGCTTGTTGACTAACCACTGTATAGAGGTAGTTTCCCACCATTCGCGAATTAAAGTAACTGCCGCTAATTGCAAAGTTTTTAGTTAACTGTGGAACACTTTTGTTGGTTATGTCATAAACCTTAACAAATGTTCGCGCATTTTGGATTATATGCTGATAAATTGAGTCTCCGACTTCTCCGCCATAAGGTGTAGGAACATCCTCAGAGAATGGGTCGTCATATTGGCTTCCTATAACAATCAATCTACAACTGGCTTGGTCAAGAAATAGTCCAGCAGCATATGAGGTGTTGTTTAGTTCAATTTTAGATAAAACTGTGGCGTTTTGTGGGTCAGCATCCAAGATGTAGATTATGTTTTGGACAGAGAAATAGAGGTAGGTTCCGTCTGTTTTCATGTTATCAGCTTCATCTACTCCTGCAAACTGAATTTGAGTTGAAGAATCAATTGGGTTAGTTGAAGGGGAAGATGTTGGAATTGGAGAAGTTGCATTTATTTCATTTATTAATTGCTGGTCAAGCGGTCCTCCCGGATATACTGATGAACTGCTAAATTCTGTATTAGCTACTATGTAATTTTTTATTTCATCACTTGATGAGAAAGTTTTTAGAGAAGCCACATTTGGGGATATTTGGATTGGAGAAGCAACCACATAAATCATTGAGATAAGAAGCACCGCTGATAATATCGCCACTAACCCGTAAATTTTCGTTCTTTTTTGTACTTCTTGCTGCAACATTCTTGTATCTACTTACCCCATTGTACCTATTTTATATTATGCTATCTACACGAACACCGTGTACTAACTGTTAGAATGGTCTCATAGCCCATACTCGATACGCCTCATACCAAAATATGCTACAAACAATGATTCCAAATGTTAAAATAAACAGGTTATCCCTGCTAAAGGTCTGCAAAAGCAGGAAAACATAGCCCAAAAAGAACACTGTAGAGAACAAAGCGTAAAAGAAAAACCTTGGAAACAGCACTTTACCAAGCTTAACATAATGCTTTAGAACACCGATTTTGACTTCTCCAACAAGCACATACTGTCCGCCAGTTTCTTGCTTTTGAACCAGCCCTAAATTTCGAAGTTGCTCCAGATGGTGAAAAGCTACGCTTGGACTACTGAAGTGTAGTGCACGCTGAACCTCTCTTACGCTGGCAGGGTTACCTTTCTTGAGCAGGAACCAGTAAACCTTCCATGCTTTACCTCTAAGCGCGTATTCTAATTCTGTGTCATGTTCCTTTTCTGCACTAGGCAAGAGCTATTGCGCCCTCTCTTCTACAAGTTAGAAGTAAAAGAGCTTTAATAAGTTGACTAAAAAAACTCCAAAAAACATCCTTAACCCTTATAGAACAAAAAAGAAAAATTGAAAACAAAAATGAAAAGAAAAGGGTGTTAAGAAAGAAAACAGCATTAAGCTTTTGATTTGTCGCTACCGGTAGAAAGACCTGGAGGCAAATCTGGGAAGTTCGCGCTTACTTTCTGCTCTGCAACCACAGCTGCTTCATTTAGGATTTGGGCGGCGTCTTCATTTACGTTGTTGAAGTTTAATGAATTACCACCGTTTAAGCCTGCATCCATCATAAGCCCGCTTAGCATGTTTCCGATTTCGCCCAGTTCGTTTTCTGCTTCTGGCAGTACACCGCACATTCCTGCGTTAACGCTGCGAAGCACTCCAATGCATGGTCCAAGGTTTGATACCAAATCGCCAAACTCTGTGATTGTTCGCATACGCAGAGATACTTGGTCTAGGGCTAATCTTGCGTTCATTATGAGTTTGGACATTTTGCGGATTTCTGCTAGTTCTGTAGCATAAATGTTGGCGTGCGCTGTGTCATGCTGCGTGTAGGCATCCACTAGTTTAGCAAAGAGTGCTTTGTCTTTTGTTGTGAAGCGTTCGTTTGCTTGGTCAAGCTTGTTAATTTGTAGGTCGAGTTTTTTTAGTGCCATATCAAGTCGCGGTTTTAATGGTGCTTGTGGCTGCACTGTTTGTTTTACTTGGCTGAGGAAGGAGTCTCCTTCTTTTTTAGGTTCCCATTTTTTAGCAAACCGTTCAGACATTTTGTTAACATCCTGTCAACTTTGAACATGACATGTCTAAGTATTTACGTGTTTTTAACATGCACATATATATGTAGAAGGCTATTTTGAAAAAACGGGCGGGTTTACAAAGATTTTCTGTTCAAACACACAATTTAGCATCATCTTAATATCAACAGAATGTTTCTTTTATTGAACAGCATGACTTTTCAACATAAAACTCGATCGGAAAAACCCAGCCATACAGAAAGCGAAAACAAGAAAGTCATGGTTGCCTTCGCTGTTCTTTTGGGCATAACTGTTCTGGTAGGCGGCGTACTGGATATTTTCTTTCAGGGCGTCCCTTTAGGGTTTAATATTCCTGTAATTAACATGCAGGCAACAGTCACAGCGATTTTGTACTATGTTTCCGTGCTGATTGTTGCAGTATACATCGGCATAACTGGTCTAAAAGAACTCATTATAGAACACAGATTCAGCGTCGAGTTTCTGATGGCAACCGCTGCTTTGGGCGCGCTGTATCTTGATGCCCGATTTGAAGCTGCAACAGTGCTTTTTCTTTACTCAATAGCTGAGTATTTTGAAGGCTACATCGAAGACAGGGCAAGACGCACCATAGAAAAACTCAGCAAATTCATGCCTGATAAAGCCCGAATAATTGCTGATGATACAGAAAAAAGTGTTCCAGTTAGCACCGTGGAGCCTAACATGATGCTGCTTGTGAAGCCTGGTGAGCGTATTCCATTGGATGACAGTGTAGTGGAAGGGTTTTCTCATGTGGATCAGGCGGTTGTAACGGGGGAGTCTGTGCCTGTAGTAAAGAAAGTTAGTGACACGGTTTATGCTGGAACACTTAATATCAGCGGTGTTTTGCGGGTTTTGGTGACTAAGAAAGCCAGTGAAACCTTGGTCTCCAGAATTATTGACCTTGTAGTGGAGTCAGGAAAAAAGAAGGCATCCATCGAGAAGTTGGTTACGCGCTTCTCAAAAATTTATGTTCCCATAGTGATTTTGCTTGCAGTTTTAACCGCGACTGTGCCGACTCTTTTGGGCGCTGGAACCTTTGACAGTTGGCTGTATCGTTCCTTGATTTTGCTGGTGGTTTCCTGCCCAAGCGCGTTTATCATTTCTGTGCCAGCCACAGTGTTTATGGCAATCACCATCGCAGCCAAGCGAGGCGTAGTGATTAAAGGCGGAATTTACATTGAAAAACTAGCCAAAGTTAAACAGGTTGTTTTTGACAAGACAGGCACGTTAACGATGGGCAGACCAAGCGTGCATAAAGTCAGGCTTGTTCAACAAAAAGAAGAAAAAGAAGCCATCGCTTACGCTGCGGCGCTTGAGCAGTTCTCAAATCATCCTGTCGCGCAAGCCATCGTACGCAGAGCAGAAGAAAGAGGCATTGACCTCAGCAAGATAAAAGTCACCGATGTCACCGAAATCTCAGGCAAAGGCATAGTGGGCAACGTGAATGGCAACTTTGTGGCGGTGGGCACGCTTGAGTTGATGAAGGATTTTGGCTGTAACTGCAAAGAGGCTTTTGAGATAAACACTGGCGATGTACATACGACGATTTGTGTCTCTGTAGGTAAAGAGGGTTTAGCGTCGGTTTGTGTGGTTGACCAAGTAAGAGAAGATTCTCTTAGAGCAGTTAGCAAATTGAAGAAAAATGGTGTAAAAACAGCCATGCTCACAGGCGACCGCACAGAAATCGCAAACGAGACTGCTCAAGCACTCAAAATTGATGAAGCTCACGCTGAGCTTTTCCCTGAAGACAAACTGCGCCTAATTGAGGAGATGAAGGCTAAAACTGACGGTTTGGTTGCTATGATTGGGGATGGTGTAAATGATGCGCCTGCGTTGGCGGCGTCTGATGTGGGGATTGCAATGGGTGCAGCAGGTGTGGATGCAGCGTTAGAGTCGGCTGATGTTGTGCTGGTTAAGGATGAATTGGCGCAGGTTCCTTATCTTTTGGAGCTTAGCAAAAAAACCATGACTATAGCCAAACAAAACATTGCTGCATCCTTAATTGTTAAACTGGTTCTGGGTGCTTTGGGCTTGATGGGTTTGATTCCGCTGTGGTTTACGGTTGCTTCGGGCGATGATGGCGTGACAATGCTGCTATTGTTGAATTCGCTAAGACTGGAAAGGCTAAAGGAGTAATCGCACCGACCCGCTTTCGGACTAAAAATTTGCCATTAGTGACCTCCCCTCTATCGTTTCTGCAATGAATTTCTAATAGGAACCAAATAGACAGGGTTGACCTCTCTCTATGTTTTCTGCATAAGTTGGATATTTGGAGCCTAATAGGTGGCAAATAGACCTGTTGCTTTATGGAATAATTTACGCCGCAAAACCAGCAGGTGCACGGGCATCAAACGTAAACTACTTGAGGTAGTGTGGTTAAATATGAATAGGTGAGCATTGTGGTTTTTGAGAAAATAGCTGAAACACAAGAAATACCTTCTGGGCAGATGAAAGCCGTTAAACTTGGCTCAGAAACGGTTTTAGTTGCAAACGTAAACGGCACCTACTACGCGATTGGAAATACTTGTACGCATCAAGGCGGAAACCTATCCAAAGGAACCCTGCAGGGAAACATCGTAACCTGCCCCAGACACAAATCACAATTCGATGTGACATCGGGCAAAGTGGTTTCTGGACCAAAGATGCCCTTGTTGCATCCAAAAATCAAAGATGCAACAACCTACGCCGTGAAAATTGAAGAAACAGCAATACTCATAGAACCAAAATAACAGGCTATGCAATAGTTTACTACCCAGCTTAACGTTGGTGAAAAGCGTAAACATAAACTACCTACGATAAACTGTCTCTTTACTTTTGATATCAAACATTAAATCAATTTTGAAAAAAGATTGTCTCGTTGTGGCATAATACAAAAATATTCCTTTTCTGAAGCTATAAAATATGTCAACAGAACTTGAGCTAAATGTAGCGTTGATTCTTCACTATCTAAGAGAATCTAATACATATGTGACAGGTAATGATATCCAATTGGCTACTGGATTAGAACCTTTTCGAATAAATCATGCAGTAGCATTTTTGAAAGATGACCATCTCATTGAAAGTATACAAAGTTACGATATACCCCCATTTATCTTTCATTCGGTAAAACTTACTGCCAAAGGTAATGAAGAAATTGAACGTAAAAGATGGCAAAGAATACTAAAACCCTTGGAGAAAAAACATGAACCATATGCTACTAATGTTTCAACCATAGAACGTCCAGTTGGTTCACCTTTTGGATTCACTGATAACGATTGGCGAGCCATCTCCGTTTGGAAAAAAAGGAAAAACATTCTTTACGTAGTTTTCGGGTGTAAGTTTGCGTCTGATTATTGTAATTATTCTGAGTTGGGAAAAAATATCAAAAAATTGTTCAAAGAATCCGTTGCACGTTATAATAAAGAGAATCATGAGGATATCGTTGAATTGAAATATAGCTCGTTACATGCGGGTTATGGTGAACACCTAT
The Candidatus Bathyarchaeota archaeon genome window above contains:
- a CDS encoding beta-propeller domain-containing protein → MLQQEVQKRTKIYGLVAILSAVLLISMIYVVASPIQISPNVASLKTFSSSDEIKNYIVANTEFSSSSVYPGGPLDQQLINEINATSPIPTSSPSTNPIDSSTQIQFAGVDEADNMKTDGTYLYFSVQNIIYILDADPQNATVLSKIELNNTSYAAGLFLDQASCRLIVIGSQYDDPFSEDVPTPYGGEVGDSIYQHIIQNARTFVKVYDITNKSVPQLTKNFAISGSYFNSRMVGNYLYTVVSQQAKVSNDTVDLPTIYNGAQSYTISPENIYYIDQSGSYFTYTSFIGLDISNGTPNVSTVTMLMGETSNMYVSQNNMYVTFPSPDQDEQGTVIYRISIKGTSLAFEDKGKVPGYILNQYSMDEYNGYFRIATCITTGSWINQEQQNSLYILNSNLTTVGKIENLEINERIYTVRFVEDKCYFITYKQTEPFYIVDLSKPADPKIAGQIKIPAYTSYLYPYDENYVIGIGKQNSGFKLSLFNITDLNKPVELSYFVFGNGSNTPALYDPHAFLFNPENGMLTIPVFINKIVAPSIPGSADLPAYSWQGAYVFNVTVKNGVVFKGTITQIDANSTNVHDYYTLLSNKAITSTAYINQTVYTISKSMVQLNNLSGNFTVIDRVNLP
- a CDS encoding ArsR family transcriptional regulator, giving the protein MPSAEKEHDTELEYALRGKAWKVYWFLLKKGNPASVREVQRALHFSSPSVAFHHLEQLRNLGLVQKQETGGQYVLVGEVKIGVLKHYVKLGKVLFPRFFFYALFSTVFFLGYVFLLLQTFSRDNLFILTFGIIVCSIFWYEAYRVWAMRPF
- a CDS encoding Snf7 family protein, with the translated sequence MSERFAKKWEPKKEGDSFLSQVKQTVQPQAPLKPRLDMALKKLDLQINKLDQANERFTTKDKALFAKLVDAYTQHDTAHANIYATELAEIRKMSKLIMNARLALDQVSLRMRTITEFGDLVSNLGPCIGVLRSVNAGMCGVLPEAENELGEIGNMLSGLMMDAGLNGGNSLNFNNVNEDAAQILNEAAVVAEQKVSANFPDLPPGLSTGSDKSKA
- a CDS encoding cation-translocating P-type ATPase, translated to MTFQHKTRSEKPSHTESENKKVMVAFAVLLGITVLVGGVLDIFFQGVPLGFNIPVINMQATVTAILYYVSVLIVAVYIGITGLKELIIEHRFSVEFLMATAALGALYLDARFEAATVLFLYSIAEYFEGYIEDRARRTIEKLSKFMPDKARIIADDTEKSVPVSTVEPNMMLLVKPGERIPLDDSVVEGFSHVDQAVVTGESVPVVKKVSDTVYAGTLNISGVLRVLVTKKASETLVSRIIDLVVESGKKKASIEKLVTRFSKIYVPIVILLAVLTATVPTLLGAGTFDSWLYRSLILLVVSCPSAFIISVPATVFMAITIAAKRGVVIKGGIYIEKLAKVKQVVFDKTGTLTMGRPSVHKVRLVQQKEEKEAIAYAAALEQFSNHPVAQAIVRRAEERGIDLSKIKVTDVTEISGKGIVGNVNGNFVAVGTLELMKDFGCNCKEAFEINTGDVHTTICVSVGKEGLASVCVVDQVREDSLRAVSKLKKNGVKTAMLTGDRTEIANETAQALKIDEAHAELFPEDKLRLIEEMKAKTDGLVAMIGDGVNDAPALAASDVGIAMGAAGVDAALESADVVLVKDELAQVPYLLELSKKTMTIAKQNIAASLIVKLVLGALGLMGLIPLWFTVASGDDGVTMLLLLNSLRLERLKE
- a CDS encoding Rieske 2Fe-2S domain-containing protein; amino-acid sequence: MVFEKIAETQEIPSGQMKAVKLGSETVLVANVNGTYYAIGNTCTHQGGNLSKGTLQGNIVTCPRHKSQFDVTSGKVVSGPKMPLLHPKIKDATTYAVKIEETAILIEPK